The following are from one region of the Streptomyces fradiae genome:
- a CDS encoding nitroreductase family protein, with translation MRRDQAGPEAGVRTGGGIHPLLAGRFSPSRFDPDAVVDDGALGLLLEAARWAPSAGNSQPWGFFVSRRGEPGHGRVVRHLAASSARWATDAGLLVVTSARRYVDDTPLLYSEFADYDLGQAVAHMTLQAEALGLASHQFRAFDLEGLTEELRPLPGWEIISMIALGRAAEEPPEGRDRRSVADLLSAPWTPEA, from the coding sequence ATGCGACGTGATCAAGCTGGGCCGGAAGCGGGCGTGCGGACCGGCGGGGGCATACACCCGCTTCTGGCGGGGCGGTTCAGTCCCTCGCGGTTCGATCCGGACGCCGTCGTGGACGACGGCGCGCTCGGGCTGCTCCTGGAGGCCGCGCGGTGGGCGCCGTCCGCGGGGAACTCGCAGCCGTGGGGGTTCTTCGTGAGCCGGCGCGGGGAGCCGGGGCACGGTCGGGTGGTGCGGCATCTGGCGGCGAGTTCGGCGCGGTGGGCGACGGACGCGGGGCTGCTCGTCGTCACCTCGGCGCGCCGTTACGTGGACGACACGCCGCTGCTGTACTCGGAGTTCGCGGACTACGACCTCGGTCAGGCCGTCGCCCACATGACGCTGCAGGCCGAGGCGTTGGGGCTGGCCTCGCACCAGTTCCGGGCCTTCGACCTGGAGGGGCTCACCGAGGAGCTGCGCCCGCTGCCGGGGTGGGAGATCATCTCCATGATCGCTCTGGGCAGGGCGGCCGAGGAGCCGCCGGAGGGCCGCGACCGGCGCAGCGTCGCCGACCTCCTCTCCGCGCCCTGGACGCCGGAGGCGTAG
- a CDS encoding SsgA family sporulation/cell division regulator, with product MSEARRPDDRAAALVAPWRTSGRRQVHADLEIPIDVTFSYDPGDPWAVRVSFAHLARATDWTLSRELLRSGIRTSCGVGDVRLWPVRLGGRGGRLRIRLGGIGPPVLVDVDRRELRAWLATTFEAVPPGTEPDHVDWAAEVRNLGAGS from the coding sequence ATGTCCGAAGCACGGCGACCCGACGACCGGGCGGCGGCCCTCGTGGCACCCTGGCGGACGAGCGGCCGACGGCAGGTGCACGCGGATCTGGAGATCCCGATCGACGTCACCTTCTCCTACGATCCGGGCGACCCCTGGGCGGTCCGGGTGTCGTTCGCGCATCTCGCCCGGGCGACCGACTGGACCCTCTCCCGCGAACTGCTCCGCTCCGGCATCCGCACCTCGTGCGGCGTCGGCGACGTCCGGCTCTGGCCGGTCCGGCTCGGCGGCCGCGGCGGCCGGCTCCGGATCCGCCTCGGCGGCATCGGCCCCCCGGTCCTGGTGGACGTCGACCGCCGCGAGCTCCGCGCCTGGCTGGCCACCACCTTCGAGGCGGTCCCGCCGGGCACGGAACCGGACCACGTCGACTGGGCGGCGGAGGTACGGAATCTGGGCGCGGGGTCCTGA
- the treY gene encoding malto-oligosyltrehalose synthase: MTSFSLPSALERALPTATYRIQLQPEFPFAAAEAAVPRLAALGVSHLHLSPVLEAVPGSTHGYDVTDPGRVRGELGGEEGLRALAATARAHGLGLVLDLVPNHMAASPRHNRALREVLREGPESPYARWFDIDWAAGDGRMLLPVLPARLPEVRDRLRVADGVLVLDGQEFPLRAGTEELPLDELLDAQWYRLAWWRLARTELNYRRFFTISDLIGVRVEDPEVFAATHAKVLELVADGVVDGLRIDHPDGLADPEGYLERLAEATGGRCWTVVEKILTGTEPLPASWPVAGTTGYDALRYVDGLFTDPVGADELADVYREFAGRAGDRGGYWAATARRAAYKVVTHELASETAALTRLAERICAADPALRDHAPWALHTAIRELLVRVPVYRTYRTGGEHFLTTEAARGAKAAFAVPEEATAVDVVRDLALGTAHGDGPEHRAFRARFAQTSSALRAKSVEDTAFYRYTPLLSANEVGGDPGRPAVTPDEFHAFCARLARDWPGTGTVLTTHDTKRSADVRAGIAVLSQCPQRWAELLEEVAGVPAPDPHLAWTAWQTAFGFGAPDAARLGPAVLKSVREAGLHTSWTEPDPAYERAVTEFVAAGPGRIPLRTASEAAFGLEPHIRAQVLGAALVQLTMPGVPELYQNTEREYRALVDPDNRAPYAPGPDDDKTALVRAALGLRRTHPEYFGPAGHYTALPATGPTAPHCLAFTRADRVLTAVTRLSLRLAEAGGWQDTALALPDGRWLDVLDGVREFSGGAQTPVKLAELFESRPVALLVRP, encoded by the coding sequence ATGACGTCCTTCTCGCTGCCCTCAGCCCTGGAACGGGCGCTGCCCACCGCGACCTACCGGATCCAGTTGCAGCCGGAGTTCCCGTTCGCCGCCGCCGAGGCGGCCGTGCCACGGCTCGCCGCGCTCGGGGTCTCGCATCTGCATCTGTCGCCGGTCCTGGAGGCGGTGCCGGGTTCCACCCATGGGTACGACGTGACCGATCCGGGCCGGGTACGGGGCGAACTGGGCGGCGAGGAGGGGCTGCGGGCGCTCGCGGCGACGGCCCGCGCGCACGGCCTGGGCCTGGTCCTCGATCTGGTGCCCAACCACATGGCGGCCTCGCCCCGGCACAACCGGGCCCTGCGGGAGGTGCTGCGGGAGGGCCCGGAGTCGCCGTACGCGCGCTGGTTCGACATCGACTGGGCGGCGGGCGACGGCCGGATGCTGCTGCCGGTGCTTCCGGCCCGGCTGCCCGAGGTGCGCGACCGGCTGCGGGTCGCGGACGGTGTCCTCGTCCTCGACGGGCAGGAGTTCCCGCTGCGGGCCGGCACCGAGGAGCTGCCGTTGGACGAGCTGCTCGACGCCCAGTGGTACCGGCTCGCCTGGTGGCGGCTCGCCCGCACCGAGCTCAACTACCGCCGCTTCTTCACCATTTCGGATCTGATCGGGGTGCGGGTCGAGGATCCGGAGGTGTTCGCCGCGACCCATGCCAAGGTCCTGGAGCTGGTCGCCGACGGTGTCGTCGACGGGCTGCGGATCGACCACCCGGACGGGCTCGCCGACCCGGAGGGCTATCTGGAGCGGCTCGCCGAGGCGACCGGCGGACGCTGCTGGACGGTGGTGGAGAAGATCCTCACCGGCACCGAACCGCTGCCCGCCTCCTGGCCGGTGGCCGGCACCACCGGCTACGACGCCCTGCGGTACGTGGACGGGCTCTTCACCGACCCGGTGGGCGCCGACGAACTCGCCGACGTGTACCGGGAGTTCGCCGGTCGGGCCGGGGACCGGGGCGGCTACTGGGCGGCGACCGCGCGCCGCGCCGCGTACAAGGTCGTCACCCATGAACTGGCCTCGGAGACCGCCGCCCTGACCCGCCTGGCCGAACGGATCTGCGCCGCCGACCCCGCGCTGCGCGACCACGCGCCGTGGGCGCTGCACACCGCGATCCGCGAACTCCTCGTCCGCGTCCCGGTGTACCGCACCTACCGCACCGGCGGCGAGCACTTCCTCACCACGGAGGCGGCGCGCGGCGCCAAGGCCGCGTTCGCGGTGCCGGAGGAGGCGACGGCGGTGGACGTGGTGCGCGACCTCGCGCTCGGCACCGCCCACGGCGACGGGCCCGAACACCGGGCGTTCCGGGCCCGGTTCGCGCAGACCTCGTCCGCGCTGCGCGCCAAGTCCGTGGAGGACACGGCCTTCTACCGCTACACCCCGTTGCTCTCGGCGAACGAGGTGGGCGGCGACCCGGGCCGCCCGGCGGTCACCCCCGACGAGTTCCACGCCTTCTGCGCCCGGCTCGCCCGCGACTGGCCGGGCACCGGCACGGTGCTCACCACCCATGACACCAAGCGCAGCGCGGACGTACGGGCCGGGATCGCGGTCCTGTCGCAGTGCCCGCAGCGCTGGGCGGAGCTCCTGGAGGAGGTCGCCGGGGTGCCCGCGCCCGATCCGCACCTGGCGTGGACGGCCTGGCAGACCGCCTTCGGCTTCGGCGCCCCCGACGCGGCGCGGCTCGGGCCGGCCGTCCTCAAGTCGGTGCGCGAGGCGGGTCTGCACACCAGCTGGACGGAGCCGGATCCGGCGTACGAGCGGGCGGTGACCGAGTTCGTGGCGGCCGGCCCGGGCCGGATCCCGCTCCGTACCGCCTCCGAGGCGGCCTTCGGACTCGAACCCCACATCCGCGCCCAGGTCCTGGGCGCGGCGCTGGTGCAGCTGACCATGCCGGGCGTGCCCGAGCTCTACCAGAACACCGAGCGGGAGTACCGGGCCCTTGTCGACCCGGACAACCGGGCGCCGTACGCGCCGGGCCCGGACGACGACAAGACGGCGCTCGTCCGGGCGGCCCTCGGCCTGCGCCGTACGCACCCCGAGTACTTCGGCCCGGCCGGCCACTACACGGCGCTGCCGGCGACGGGCCCGACGGCCCCGCACTGTCTGGCGTTCACCCGCGCGGACCGGGTCCTGACGGCGGTGACCCGGCTGTCGCTCCGCCTCGCGGAGGCGGGCGGCTGGCAGGACACGGCGCTCGCGCTGCCGGACGGCCGGTGGCTCGATGTCCTCGACGGCGTACGGGAGTTCAGCGGCGGGGCGCAGACCCCGGTGAAGCTGGCGGAACTGTTCGAGTCGCGGCCGGTGGCACTGTTGGTGCGCCCGTAG
- a CDS encoding MFS transporter — protein MYRDTLRLLGPVLPAVSFLGRLPTAMCQLGSLLLVAETSGSLATAGLVGGALAAGQTVAGPLIGRLADRHGQRPVVLAAALANAAAVTALVLAALGHATTGLLMPLGALAGATVPQIGPLARSRSVTLARRAGADDRTVATVLSFEGTLDEVSFVLGPALVGLAATVAHPAAALLTAAALLAGCGTAFALHPSARTLAPSPGPGATRSSAAERTRLRVSALPASTYALRGAMVLQGAMFGASQAGITALTERLGVPDQAGLVYAAMGVTSAAAGFAMAAVPARIGLHTRWRAATAALVVLAVPLVLVDTLGWLYAAVVVLGVAYAPHLITVFGLTERTAPPARLAECMAFLTSGVVGGQAVALALSGRLAETHGAPAAFGVAAGAAVGCAVLSWTVRASRTKQLGPDQAAQDGLRPGAAAPSA, from the coding sequence ATGTATCGCGACACCCTCCGTCTGCTCGGTCCGGTCCTGCCCGCCGTCTCCTTCCTGGGCCGGCTGCCGACCGCCATGTGCCAGCTCGGCAGCCTCCTTCTGGTCGCCGAGACCAGCGGCTCGCTCGCCACCGCCGGCCTGGTCGGCGGGGCGCTCGCGGCCGGCCAGACCGTCGCCGGGCCGCTGATCGGACGGCTCGCCGACCGGCACGGGCAGCGGCCCGTCGTCCTCGCCGCCGCCCTCGCCAACGCCGCCGCCGTCACCGCCCTGGTGCTCGCCGCCCTCGGCCACGCCACCACCGGCCTGCTGATGCCGCTGGGCGCGCTCGCCGGGGCCACCGTCCCGCAGATCGGCCCGCTGGCCAGGAGCCGCTCGGTGACCCTGGCCCGCCGGGCCGGGGCCGACGACCGGACGGTGGCGACCGTGCTCTCCTTCGAGGGCACCCTCGACGAGGTGTCCTTCGTCCTCGGCCCGGCCCTGGTCGGCCTCGCCGCCACCGTCGCCCACCCGGCCGCCGCCCTGCTCACCGCCGCCGCGCTCCTCGCCGGCTGCGGCACCGCCTTCGCCCTCCACCCGAGCGCCCGCACCCTCGCCCCCAGCCCCGGCCCCGGAGCCACCCGATCGAGTGCCGCCGAACGGACGCGCCTCCGGGTCTCCGCACTCCCCGCGTCCACGTACGCGCTGCGCGGCGCGATGGTCCTCCAGGGCGCCATGTTCGGGGCCTCGCAGGCCGGGATCACCGCCCTCACCGAACGGCTCGGCGTGCCCGACCAGGCCGGGCTCGTCTACGCGGCGATGGGCGTCACCAGCGCCGCCGCCGGCTTCGCCATGGCCGCCGTGCCCGCCCGGATCGGACTGCACACCCGCTGGCGCGCGGCCACCGCCGCACTCGTCGTGCTCGCCGTACCGCTCGTCCTCGTCGACACCCTCGGATGGCTGTACGCGGCGGTCGTCGTTCTCGGCGTCGCCTACGCCCCGCACCTGATCACCGTGTTCGGGCTCACCGAGCGCACCGCGCCGCCGGCCCGGCTCGCCGAGTGCATGGCCTTCCTCACCAGCGGGGTGGTCGGCGGACAGGCCGTGGCGCTCGCCCTGTCCGGCCGGCTGGCCGAGACGCACGGCGCCCCGGCCGCCTTCGGAGTGGCGGCCGGGGCGGCCGTGGGGTGCGCGGTGCTGTCCTGGACCGTCCGCGCCTCCCGGACCAAGCAGCTCGGGCCGGACCAAGCGGCTCAGGACGGGCTCAGGCCGGGCGCCGCAGCACCGTCAGCGTGA